A portion of the Capra hircus breed San Clemente chromosome 24, ASM170441v1, whole genome shotgun sequence genome contains these proteins:
- the HSBP1L1 gene encoding heat shock factor-binding protein 1-like protein 1 isoform X2 encodes MDARGPEASGGRALRDVAENLFQELQEHFQALTATLNLRMEEMGGRIEDLQKNVNDLMAQAGIDSPAQKHRLEDRTVI; translated from the exons ATGGACGCACGGGGCCCCGAAGCATCCGGAGGGCGCGCGCTGCGGGACGTG GCAGAAAATCTATTTCAGGAACTTCAAGAACATTTTCAAGCTCTGACGGCAACATTAAACCTCAGAA TGGAAGAAATGGGGGGTCGCATTGAAGACTTGCAGAAGAACGTGAATGACCTGATGGCCCAAGCTGGGATTGACAGTCCTGCTCAGAAACACAG ACTTGAAGACAGAACAGtcatttga
- the TXNL4A gene encoding thioredoxin-like protein 4A isoform X1, with translation MSYMLPHLHNGWQVDQAILSEEDRVVVIRFGHDWDPTCMKMDEVLYSIAEKVKNFAVIYLVDITEVPDFNKMYELYDPCTVMFFFRNKHIMIDLGTGNNNKINWAMEDKQEMIDIIETVYRGARKGRGLVVSPKDYSTKYRY, from the exons ATGTCGTACATGCTCCCGCACCTGCACAATGGCTGGCAGGTTGATCAGGCCATCCTTTCGGAAGAAGACCGCGTGGTCGTCATTCGATTTGGGCACGACTGGGACCCTACTTGCATGAAGATGGATGAGGTTCTGTACAGCATTGCTGAAAAG GTTAAAAATTTTGCAGTTATTTATCTTGTGGATATTACAGAAGTACCTGACTTCAACAAAATGTATGAGTTATATGATCCGTGTACTGTCATGTTTTTCTTCAG GAACAAGCACATCATGATCGATCTGGGCACTGGCAACAACAACAAGATCAACTGGGCCATGGAGGACAAGCAGGAGATGATCGACATCATCGAGACGGTGTACCGGGGGGCCCGCAAGGGCCGTGGGCTGGTCGTGTCTCCAAAGGACTACTCCACCAAGTACAGATACTGA
- the TXNL4A gene encoding thioredoxin-like protein 4A isoform X2 — MYELYDPCTVMFFFRNKHIMIDLGTGNNNKINWAMEDKQEMIDIIETVYRGARKGRGLVVSPKDYSTKYRY; from the exons ATGTATGAGTTATATGATCCGTGTACTGTCATGTTTTTCTTCAG GAACAAGCACATCATGATCGATCTGGGCACTGGCAACAACAACAAGATCAACTGGGCCATGGAGGACAAGCAGGAGATGATCGACATCATCGAGACGGTGTACCGGGGGGCCCGCAAGGGCCGTGGGCTGGTCGTGTCTCCAAAGGACTACTCCACCAAGTACAGATACTGA
- the HSBP1L1 gene encoding heat shock factor-binding protein 1-like protein 1 isoform X1: protein MDARGPEASGGRALRDVAENLFQELQEHFQALTATLNLRMEEMGGRIEDLQKNVNDLMAQAGIDSPAQKHRVFLNSSLWFY from the exons ATGGACGCACGGGGCCCCGAAGCATCCGGAGGGCGCGCGCTGCGGGACGTG GCAGAAAATCTATTTCAGGAACTTCAAGAACATTTTCAAGCTCTGACGGCAACATTAAACCTCAGAA TGGAAGAAATGGGGGGTCGCATTGAAGACTTGCAGAAGAACGTGAATGACCTGATGGCCCAAGCTGGGATTGACAGTCCTGCTCAGAAACACAG GGTGTTCCTGAACTCAAGCCTTTGGTTCTATTGA